The window tcccaaaACAAGTAAAAGAAAATAGAGGAAATAGTTTATTTCAAGATTGCTTGCACGTAAAATACATATTTGTCGATGCTGTTTTATAAATTCACATCTTCCCGGTCATCCTAAGCACCTTTTTTTTTCCTACAATAGGTCATATCAACATGGGGGCTGCAAAACAGTGTTGACATTATATCGCTTTCCCATACCCGCTCTTCTGAGGATGTCAGGGAGGTGAGTTTTCTTTTCTGAATCATCCACTCTTGCACCTGAATCGTACATATAGTTATTCACACACCTGCTTCTTGATTTCCTTTCCATGGTTTTTGTAATACCTTGTTTAGAGGCTTTTCATGCTCTTATGTGCACTCAACAGCAATTAGATTCTTAGAAGCTTAGTGATGCAAATTGCCAGTCAATTGAGTAGATGGGATTTCATGAATGAGCTCTTGTATGTATCTACAGTTTAGACTTCAAATATGAATCAATTGCCAGTCAATTGAATAGAAGCTTAGTTAGCTGGGGGAACACTGCTGATCCTCAAATATATTTTTTGTGCAGCTTAGAGCCTTTTTAAAATCTCATGATCTTCAAGACACACAGATATATGCGAAGGTTGAAAATGCTGAGGTAACTATTGTTTTTATGATGATACTGTTCTGTTTGTTTCACTGTTATATTATGATTAATTTCATCGTGcagtattttctttctttctaggGTTTGGAACATTTTGATGAAATTCTCCAAGAGGCAGATGGTATCATCATATCGCGAGGAGACCTGGGAATTGACCTCCCACCAGAGAGGGTAAATTTTGGTCTTCCTCAAAATACCCAAATTTTGCACCTTGTAAACCCTAAGTGTTCTCAGCTATGTGTCTAATCATTTCCACTCACGGTGGTGTGTTGCCTTGAAATGATAGTACTAGTTATCATTTTTGACACTATGACGCTAttacattttgggacggagggagtagtgcagAAATGTCTGTACAAGAATATCTTTGTTCTTATGGTGCAAAAGTTACCATTTATGTTCTTATCAGTTTAAAGTTAAAACTAACTCATCTAGCTGTTTTAGGCAGCAGATACTTTAATATCAGTGGATTCCTTAATTGTTGCTTCATTTCATAACCTACAGTTTTGGCTCTTCAGGTGTTCATGTCCCAAAAGACTGGTATTCATAAATGCAACATGGCCGGCAAACCTGTGATCATTACTAGGGTTGTGGACAGCATGATTGACAATCTGCGCCCTACTCGCGCAGAAGCTACTGATGTTGCAAATGCTGTCCTAGATGGTCTGTAAACCTGCACTGTTCTTAGAACTAGTCATATTTGTAGGTACTTATTTCGTATACTGCTCTCATTGCAGGAACTGATGGCATTTTGCTCGGTGCGGAGACACTTCGAGGGCAGTATCCTGTTGATGCTGTGCGTACTGTGGGCAGAATATGTGCAGAAGTACGTTCCTACCTCATTCAATAATAACTTGTGAAATAATATTTTCTCAAATAAAGTACTCTCTAATTAATTGATgcaactttagtacaactttgaCTGCGTCAATTATTTTGGATCGGTGGGAGTAATAATAATTGTAAACTCATCTAAATTGACTGGCTGATCAATGATACCATTCTTCTAGGCTGAGACCGTGTATAACCAGTCACTTCACTTCAAGAAAGTAGTGAGGCATGTAGGTGAACCAATGGCCCATGAAGAATCTGTGGCATCATCAGCGGTAAATACATCTAAATCATTAAGCAGGACATATTCTATTGTTATAGAACATTAATAGCAATCTTTTGTGTACATATAGGTTCGTTCTGCAATGAAAGTAAAAGCTGCTGCAATTGTTGTGTTCACCTTCTCGGGGAGAGCTGCTAGGTGCTCTATACTACACAAGATCAGCACTTGATTAGACATGTTTCTGTCATGCAAATATGCTATCATCTTTACTTGATGCATCGTCTTCTGCAGGTTAATTGCTAAATACAGGGCCCCAATGCCAGTTTTAGCAGTTGTGTTCCCACGCGAGGGCTCTGATCCATCGAAGTGGCGTTCTTATGGCACGACACAGGTAAGTAACAGGCGTATCTATCTGTATGTGTTTTTCTTTAAAGGGATCCGTAAACTTACACTTACTGACTGTTACAGGCGAGGCAATGTTTTTCTGTGAGAGGTGTCTACCCTTTGATGGGGAGTACTGACGAGGTATGTATGCACTTCTTACTTGGTGATACCAGAGCAAGTTCTGTTATTTCCAAtgttaagcatatatggtggctcagGATGCTTTTTGTCTACGGAGCAACTATCTGAGAGTTGCATTGAACTTTCTTATTACAGCTATTAACTTTCTGAGTCCAAGCTTAATATTTTTTATCTCTTAACAGGCTGAAACTGGTGGGCTCACCAAGGAAGAATACGGGATAAAACTTGCACTGAACTATGGCCGGTCAGTCGGCATAATAAGGCCATACGACAGGGTGATTATTTTTGAAAAGATCGGTGATTCTTCTGTTGTCAAGATCATCGAGTGCGACGATTCTGAAAGATGAATGACCCTTCTCAGGCAACAGTTTCAACTATATGCCTGAGATTGCCTCCTCTTTTTGTTCTCCATTCACTTTGACCAGAGATAAAAGAGTAGTATAGCACGACAAGGTTGCCCTGTTTAGCACCTTGGTATTTTAGATTTACATACTTGTTGCCCTAATAAAGTGAAGAGAGCTTCTCATTCACTCAAACATCCAAGTTTTGGACAAAATTATAGGATTGTTGAGATAATACCTATGAGTGATTCCTAGCTTGTATTTCATGTTACATCATACGCTATATGACATATTATCTGCTATTACCTTTGCATATACTATACCATTCGTGTCTGTAGTCCAGTACTACCATACAGCATCTTTCTGTTCTATCAGTATTGCTCCTTGAAGAAGAGGGCGTAGATGATGCAGCAGAtgctgaagatgatgatgccgatgTCGAACGCGAGGGCTGTCATGGCCTGGTCGCTGAGCTCCATGTTCTTCCCGCCAAGGCGATCCACTGTGTCGGGCACGGGCTCGTAGTTCTGGAGGTCGAGCTCGTAGGGGTCCTCGAGGCGGGACCTGAGCTGCTGCAGCCGGCGGCTCTCGGCCTCCTGCGCCAGCGTCCAGTCGTAGAAGCGGCGGCTCTCCTCCTTGCTCAGCACCTTGTACACCTCCCGGAGCCGGATGAACTTCTCCGACGCCGACTTGAGCGGCAGCCTCGTCGTGTCCGGGTGGTACTCCTTGGACAGCCGCCGGTACGCCGCCTTGATCTCCTCCAAGTCCGCGCCAGGCGATATTCCTAGGAACCTGGTTATGCCAGAGAAAATCTGGTGCTGTCAGTTTCAGGCAGATGGACAAGAGACGCAGGGTGAATTCTGTTGGTCTGAGCTCAACTGGTAGTGTGACTCGGACGGGTTGTTGATGAGGTCGGCGAATCGTCGCCCCATCGGCTCGTCCTTGCGGCCGTCGCCTTCCTTCTTCGCCTTTCCTCCCACCCACCCTTCGTCCGGGTCGGACCAGTGTATCCTCGTGTCCACCGTCTTCTTCATCCCGGGCCCTGCCGTCGACGCCGCGGCTGTAGCCTCTGGGGATGGTTCGGCGTCCGCCGTGCTTGCCGCGACGACGAACCTTGCGCGACGTCGGCTCCGTTCGTCGTGCCGATGGAGGAAGGCCGTCAAGGGGCTAGACGACGCTGTGGATGCCGCCATGAGGCGGCAGCCGTGCAGTACTTCCGAGGAATGAGCACAGGTAGAGGTTACGGAGGAGTTTTGAGGTGCGGTTGTGTTCATGCCAGTTGCGGTGGGGAGCGGATGAGGGCACCACATCGCATTCGCAATGGTTCAGATACGACGGGCTTCGGGTGTCCTGCGCCACATGTTGACACTGTTTTTTCCCCGGTAACGAGAACCAGAGGGAAGAAGAAACCAGAGAAATAAACCATGGCCTTGTGAAAATGTTAATTTGTTTCAGTTTGATACGGACCAGATGATCATTGTGAGGCGCTCGTTATTTCTCTACTTATAAATCCGCAAAAAACTAATATAAATCCACGTTGTTTTATTTGGGGATAGGGATGAACCGGCCTTCCCACGAACGAGCAAAGCTACCCTGACCGTGCAAAATAACCTCCATTTCTCACCGCCACAAACGCTCGTGTTAGCTCGTCGTCCAAGAAATGGCAATGAAGCTTCGCGTATGTGTTCTGTGGGTAATGTAGACTTCCAGAGGTGGTATTTTTCGTTCTGATAAAAACATGGACACAGGTAAAAGAAAGGATACTCAAAAAGGAAAAACATGGGGACAAAGTGAAAACAAAAAATATGGAGATGCGGGGGATCGAACCCCGTGCCTCTCGCATGCAAAGCGAGCGCTCTACCATTTGAGCTACATCCCCTTTGTGTTGTGATTTCTTTGTTCGGTATGATATTGTTTTCTTCTCATAAACGCTGTAATGCCCCCACGCTACTACTGTATGTGCTGCATTACTAAAAATAAATGGAAAACGTTTAGAATCTACCGGATGATAACAGGGAAAGATAAACCAGGCGCATTGATCGACACGTTCCCAGCTGCAGCCTTTCACGTCGTCTCTCCTCCGCCCGTTATTCCCCGTCTCTGTTCGTAGAGAGGCTTCCATGGCGACGCAAAACACGACAAGTTCATGGAAGCGAACCAGAAGGCGACGGCGCCAACCACCCTGCTGCATCGCGCGGCATAATGAAGGACGGTGGAGCCACACTGCAACTCCATGGAGGCGACACACACGCATGGGGGAGGCGGTCGCTCGTCGGCACTGCCGACGATGTGATGCAACGCTCTACGACGACCGTTGGTTCGGCGACGCAGCAACTCATCCACGCACAACTCTGCGGTGCAACCTCGAGGCAACGCTGCTGGTGCTTCAAGTCCCCGGCGGCGGAGCTGCAATGGAGCGCATGCATCGCAgcatccgccatggacgccggcggTGCATCTCAGCTTCCGTCGTTGTCACCACGCGCTGCGTCGCAGCATCCGCCATGGCCGCCGGTGCTACATCTTAGCTTCTATCATCGTCACCATGCGTTGCGTCGGAGCTACCGACATGGCCGCCATGCTGCGTCACAGCACCCGTCGCCGCCTATGGAGCTTCACAGAGAGGGGTGGGGGGCGCCGGTGTTCCAGTGAAGCTCTGTCGAGGCTGTACAGTGGTGCACCGGAGCGTCGTCGGCGCTGCGATGGTGACCGCGGCGAGCGGCTGACGGGGGCAATGCAACTCCGGCGATGTTGCCTTGAAGCTGCACCAGAGCAACGCCGGTCCGTCGGAAGCATAGCTGGCGCTGCAATGTAGCCTCGCCGGAGTTGCAATGGAGCTTCGCTGGCTGCATTGGAGCTTCGCCGGAGCTACAATGGAGCTTCGCCGCGTCGCGCTGTGCTGCCATGGAGCTTCGTCGCTGGCCGTCGGCGCTGCCATGGAGTGCCGCATTGTAGCTTGTCGGAGAGAGAGCCCTTGCTACAAGTAGCCTGCTGCGAACTGGTCGCTCGTGGAGCATCGGTGGCAGCAGCAGGGAAGTGTTGCGATGCAGTTTGCCGTCAGAGTCGCCGGAGAGAGTGTTGATGCTACAGTCAACGCCGTCCCCGCAGATGCCGGTGCGGAAGGGAAGAGTCAGAGGCGCTGCTATTTCGTGGCATTAATTGGTGGTCAGGGTGCTGCTGTGCTACAATGGGGAGCTTGGACGTGAGAAAGGACGAGATGCTGTAGGGGAGATCGGACGGTTACGAATCTGAAAATGGACGGCATGCTAGGCGGATGATTTTTTTTTTAAAGAAATCATCCGGTAGATTTGTAGCAGCCACCAAAATAAATTCTTTGATCTCATCCGGGTATTCTAAAATTACTCCTTTTCTATACTtttatatctatactactattaaaagacCAAATATGACTTTTCCTACATCCACATCAGAAAGTGCACACGGGATAACCCCCCACGTCCGATCAGACCCACTTGGTATCATCCAACTGTCCACGTTAGATCAACCATACTACAATCAGATCGACGGTTCACAACAAATGTTCTGCCGACAGACTCCCCCGTTCAGGATGCTACACACCCCCACGATGACAACTCCTGGGAATTAAACAACACCTCCACGATCTACGCCGCCACCACGCCATGAACCCCCGTGATCAACGCTGGTGTCTGCGACGTCCTCGACCTGGCGGACATCCTCGACCCGCCTTGCTGCCCTACCTCTCCTCGCCCCATCGCCGTCGCGGCGCCGCCTTAGCCCCTGGTGGCCGCGATGTCCTCCACCCTGGTGCACGTCCTTCCTCAACCCGCCTTGCTGCCCTACCTCTCCTCGTACCGTCGTCATCTCCACACCGCCGTCGCCCCTGGTGGCCACGACCTCCTCCACCCGGCGTGCTGCCCTACCTCCGgtgtcatcaccccgtgtggcctgCAGCATCTGAGGACATATGACTACTTTCTGATCTGCCAGCGCACATGTTACATCATTTGAATTAGCAAGTATAGATGATCAGTCAGAAGACAAAAGGAAATTGCTCTTTTAATCTGACAGTCTGTAATTTGTACTATGAAATTTGATACTTACATTACATCATGATCTGCATGACAAACTGAGTTGACAATATGGCATCCTCTAAGCATAGTGGGGCACATACTCCCTTTCAGGACCTGACGAACAACGGGAATTCAGGTAAATACATCTATCACGTACTCTTACCTACTTCAATCTTGTAAATCCAGAATATGTCGTTGCCTCATAGGTCAAAAAACAGATCCAAAAGAACTAAAGAGACAGAGATAAAGGGAGAGGTAAACAGGGATGCAATACTAAAAAATTAAGACAGGAGGCAAGGGATCTAAGAAAGCCACGTCTGCTATTCTAAATGGAACCAACACTCCATCTAAGCCGCCCATGGCCATGTCGCCTGGTTATTCCATTTTCTATGTTCTTTATCATACATTTCATGAATCACAAGTAAAGTCATGTTCTTTTGGACAGGTTTTGACACTGTGGACATGCCCAGTGCGCAGTCTACTGTCACCCAGCAACGACACACCCCAGCTGCGGAAGGTCATGTGTTCTCTTGTCAAACATAATACCTTAGTTTGTGTGTCAACAACCGACATTGTACATACAATTATGATGCAGGCATACCTCTTGATATGATAATGAGTGATCAGACTCCACTTCATGCTCCAAATTCATTAACACCGGATAGTGCCGGTTCTAACAAGGAAAATGTTCATAATATCGACTCTGACATTGAGTCCTCCCAACCGACTGTGTTACGACCGCCATTTCAAGCCTACAGATGCAGCAGTTCATATGGTACTCAATTATGGCTCATATTAACTATCATACATAATTTACACTTACACCGTACATCTGATTGACAAAACACTGTTGCTCATGTTGTCTTGTACCTAATTAACACTTATTATACAAAAGCAAAACAAGCACTCAAGAGGCAGAGGGAAAGTgcccgatatgagcaacataaacaAGGTATATTACAAAGACTACGTGACAAACGGCATCGAGCCAAATCTACAGTAGTCCTCACAACTGGAGAACAAAAACAATCTGACACAGGTGATGCCAGCTGCATGAAACACTGCATATCCAATCTTTGACTTCCTGACTGACAGTCACTCAATTTCTACAGCTGATGAAGATTGTGATTGGCTACGGAGCATCTACAAGTGAGGTCAGGTGGAAGTGTGTTTTTAGAGAATGCATGCATCTATAAGATGATAAAGATCGATTGCTATCCATCCTCAGATGACACGAATGCCACACCAGAATGGGTATTAAACAGAGGCAAAGAGTATTTGGAAAATGATATGGTAAGTCTTAGTTTTCTACATATTTCTATGAATTACAGCAAGAACGACCGATTCGTCCACATAGGAGTACAACTAAAATAATCATTTTATTCAGATATTCATTCCAATAAATATGGACGACATTCACTGGTACCTATGTGTTATAAATGCCAGAAAACTATGTGTTCAAGTGCTCGACTCGCTAGGCCCATCAATGAACTGCAAAGACCTCACTAATACGGTTAGTAGTTAGTCCTACTGCCCCATCTTTTCATAtgtagtttttcttcttctttatttCTCACTTGTGATGCTTATACTTTTTCATTTGTTGGTACAATAGCTAGAGGGACTGGATGATTTATTCAAATATGCATCCGAGCACATGGAATTAAAATTCGATAAGTGGACTGATCTAAATGTTACAACATGAGAAAGAGAAGAATATATTAAGAGCAGTCTTCAGACAGATGGGTACGCCTCCTAATATAACTCAGAGCTTTTACCTTATTGGATGCCAATGCAACTGACACAACATCTCTCATGTGATCTGGCCTAAATAATGGAGCTCAAGGCGATACATTTCATTGGGCTGCATATAGTAGTATAGAAAATGTGTTACAATTTCTGGATTTGAACAACGAATATGTTACTACACACATGGAAAGAATCAGATAGATAGCATACCGGAATGTGTTTCACTAACAATCTTCCACTACTCTATATATCATCCATGCCAACATAGAGAAAGAGAAACATCTCACAAATGAATGACAATGTGGCGAAGGCGCCTGTTGTGCATACAATGGCATAAGCATCGGCAATGTTTAGATGTCAAATGATGGTGTCACATGTATTTCTGATACAAATAGTGTAGATACCAACTTAGTTGTGACCCTGGAACTCTCTGTTACTTAGTGCCAGTAATAATGCGACATTACAACATGAGAATACCACACTAATCAAGCAACAGCCACAAAAAGCAACAACTCAACATCAATCATAGATAGCTGATAGTGACAAATTAAGCCACCCAGAATTCAAATCCACAAATCAATCAGCTTTGTCACAACATGGTTGCCTCAAAAATGTCATCAGACTAAATCCCCACTGATAACCATAGGTGCATTAACAACATCTAAACAAACGCATACCTTCAGCAACCGAGCATGCACGCGAGCTGCGAACTCCTTCCCGGAGCAACTGTGTGAGCCAAACACGGGGGGCGATGATTACAGCGGGCACGTCAACGCACTGGATCTCCGTCCAATTCGAGATGCATCCTCCCGCATCGTGTCCAGCAGCTCGCATCTCGATCTGCTCTGGGGCGGTAGGATGGCGGCAGCAAAGTCGATGTAGGGAAAATTTGCGGGGTTGGCGGCGAGGCAAGGCCGCGGTGGTGACAGGAGCTGGCGGAGTTAGGCCGTCGTGGGGATAAGGGCCGGCGGGGCGAGGCCGTCGTGGGGATAGGACGAGAAGGggcgaggccgtggtggtggtgtgGGTTGGGGGGTAGGGGGGCGCCGGGCGACGTtgtggcggaagaggcggcggcgtgCAACAGAGTAGGCGGCTGGCGGAGAAAGCAAAATGGTGGGTGCCTGTGTCTCTCACCGCACACACACCGCTGGAGAAATCAAGTGCTAGGTGTTTCAGATCGGAATACATCAAttttgcaaaagaaaaaaaatggggATACATCCTGTTGTGAGAAAGGGACTAATGTGAATCAACCGCTGCCcgttcttttattttacttttcaccCGCAGCTCCTTATTAGTGTTCCtctggttttttcttttttgcaattcGACCTCTGGCTGCTTTTGTGTGGCCTGATTACGTCACCCACATTAAACATATCATCGACCAAATGAATTATTGGGCGTgcctattttgttttatttttcataTGGTTTCCTCTCAAAAGAAATATGCATTCACGTACAATGCACGAGTGAAATCTGAATAAAATTTTATATGTACCCATTTGGTGAAGTAATAATTATATGGGTTCCTCTCAAATAAATTATGCGTTCACAAATTCATTTTTTATTGATAGCTTTTTTTGTtcatttgatttaaataaaataataTGCGTTCATAAATTCAATTATTTTTATTGATAGCCCTTTAGGTCATTTGATTTATATTAGCGGCAAACGTTATTCAATTCTTTTTTTATCGAGCGTCTCCGGTATGACTATGTGGTTCAGTCATCATCATGTTATAATATTAATATTTTTCTAATATTCTTGTTATTAAGCATATCAAAATTTCTTTATCATCTAGGTCATCTTGTGGTCTCTGCATGTTAAATTACATGGAGTACCTCATAGGAGATAGTTTGTCCGACACTCCCGAACAGGTATATGTTGCATGGTATCATGATACTAATTATTTTGTGTTGTATCATTATTTGAAAACTAAGTCTTATTATTACTACTTCACTTTAGGTTCATATGACAGATTTTAGAACAAAATTAGTTGTGATTTTAGTCAACTCGGAATTCAATGATGACGATATAAGAAACCAAGACTTGGATGGTGATGAAACCAACACGGATCCCCCGATTGTATGATTGTCGAAAGACCTCCTAACAAACCCAAAGCATCCAACTCCTCGTCACAAGTTGAGCTCATGTCGCAATCATTTATCCTTTCGCCGTTTGTCACTCCAACAAACAACGGCTTAATAGATGAattttgcttgataatgttgcttagTTGTTATTTTTACATATTTTGTAATAATTAACAATTACGATATATTTATGTGATCGTTAATTTTATGTGAAGACATGTGTATTGGTCGTGTGTTACATGCGTGAGTTTTTACGTATTTTAGTTTTGGAATTTTGGGATCACAACATTTCAACAATGGAAGTCTTTCACCGGTCAAACAAGACCTATGACTTGATCTAAAATAAATTACTATATAGAAATCATTGGGCGCGACACGCATTTAAATGTTCAGGTAAAAACACAAGACATAGTTAATGTTTTTATTGTAGTTTATTAGAATACGTGTGTTAtgcgtgcacgcttactagtaagGACCAAGGtaatgaaaaaaagaagaagaaataatgcgACTTAGCCACATCAAATTACGAAGCAAATTTGTGAATGATTAACCTGGAAGCCTTTTTATAGGTCGATGGGGACGAGAGGAATATTAGCGCGGCAGCAAAATCGGCTGACACGATAGTCGCCCACTCACCTTGCCATGGATGTGCTGCAAACTAAATTCACTTTCATGGGAGAACATAATTTTATTGAAGCATTTTGGCGGTCTTGGTGATTTACGGGCATTCAACCAAGCATTGCGGGCAAGACAAGACTGCAGGCTTATTCAATGAGAGTTCATGTGCTAGTGTTCTGAAGGCCAACCATTTTCCAAATGGTATATACTCTGGCCACGGCTTAATTTCCGGATGTTGTCTTCGCTGCCGCAGCAGGGTGTGGAGCATGGCTTAGCTCTATTAAAACATGTTATGATTTGGCGGATCTGATCAGGTTTCAAAAGTACAAAATTTGGCATGATAACCAGATGATGGATTGGTGAAAGTGTCAGATTTGAGGTTGCGTTCATGTCTTCACTGGGTAAGGCAGTCGAATACATAGGTGGGACCGGTGATGATTGGTTTATTCGGAGCATTTTTCTCCCACATGATGTTGGAGCTGTATTAAGGAATATACTACTCTCTTCATTTCTAAATACTTGTctctctaggcatttcaacaaatgactatatacggagcaaaatgagtgaatctacactctaaaatatatctacataTATTCGTatatagtagtcatttgaaatgtctagaaaaacaaatatttaggaacgaagtggGTACTTGGCATCCGGAGAAAACAGGGAATgtgtgatcacatcaaacttgtgaAGCAAGGCGAAAGGAGTCTATTTTCAGGAAAAAGGGCGTAAGATTTGGAATTTTATTTGACAGGTGCTAGCCCTTCAAAAGGTTTGTCTTTGGGTGGAATCTAGCAGAGGTTGCGGTCGGAGCACAAAACAATATATTGAAGAGGAAAATGGATCACACACCAGATTTTGCTCTGTGTGGAAGGGAACTTGTAGATGGGCATCATGTACTAGTAATAATGTACTGTGCAAAATCTGTGGCGCTTCATCATCACAACTAAGCAGTGGCTGCTCCCATCGAAAGAGAGACTCATGAAGACCCGGGCAGACTGGTAGTTGGTGCTGGGGTGTCGTGCAAGTGTACAATGTTAGTTGAAGCACAATTTCGGGACGTATTATCCCCAACTTCTATATCGCTCCAACGAAGAGCTTACACgattcccgcaaaaaaagaagagcTTACACGAGTGTGTATGTGAGCGCTTCAATCACACTATGTCACTAGGCTCCCATGAGTTGAATAGTTGACCATCTGCAAGACTTCTCAATTAGTTATGGAAGTGTTGAAAGTGTAGGTTTGCTTGGGAGATTTAAAATGTGGTAATGTAAAAGACTGGAAAGTTGAAATTGCATCTCCATAATACCCTAATTAGTTTGGTAAATGTTTCGAGCCGGAGCACCGGCGGAACCTTTCGGCCGTCCGCGTGACACGCTGGCTTCACACATCCACGCAAAAACGATCCCGCACGAGACGTGTGTTGTTGTGGGTCCGCATGAACCGCCCTTCcccggcctcctttggtttgtatgaATCTCATAGAATTTCTATATGATAGAATTTGCATAGGAAAAATTTCTTTAAagctctttgatttgtaggaagGAATTCCtgttcctatgtaggataggaatcaatccttcacgtttTGAAGGAAAAAAACATTAGCTAAGACTTAATGGAAAAATTTCTAttctatgcatcaaatgacatctatttctctataggaattgagagacatgtcatctcacttcctatgatattTCTATTCCTATAacattcctaccctatgaaccaaaagatGCCTGGACCTTATCTCTT is drawn from Triticum dicoccoides isolate Atlit2015 ecotype Zavitan chromosome 4A, WEW_v2.0, whole genome shotgun sequence and contains these coding sequences:
- the LOC119286357 gene encoding pyruvate kinase 1, cytosolic-like; protein product: MQGGNHMLLEEPVRLASVLAPAKPKVFPSLTKIVGTLGPNSHSVEVIEECLTAGMSVARFDFSWKDATYHQETLDNLRKAAQNVKKLCPIMLDTVGPEIQVHNSTGGAIELIGGNHVTITPDLSKAPSADILPIKFGDLAKVVKKGDTLFIGQYLFTGSETTSLWLEVTETSGAEVICYVKNTATLSGPIFTLHVSQVHISMPTLSEYDKQVISTWGLQNSVDIISLSHTRSSEDVRELRAFLKSHDLQDTQIYAKVENAEGLEHFDEILQEADGIIISRGDLGIDLPPERVFMSQKTGIHKCNMAGKPVIITRVVDSMIDNLRPTRAEATDVANAVLDGTDGILLGAETLRGQYPVDAVRTVGRICAEAETVYNQSLHFKKVVRHVGEPMAHEESVASSAVRSAMKVKAAAIVVFTFSGRAARLIAKYRAPMPVLAVVFPREGSDPSKWRSYGTTQARQCFSVRGVYPLMGSTDEAETGGLTKEEYGIKLALNYGRSVGIIRPYDRVIIFEKIGDSSVVKIIECDDSER
- the LOC119286359 gene encoding NAD(P)H-quinone oxidoreductase subunit T, chloroplastic-like gives rise to the protein MAASTASSSPLTAFLHRHDERSRRRARFVVAASTADAEPSPEATAAASTAGPGMKKTVDTRIHWSDPDEGWVGGKAKKEGDGRKDEPMGRRFADLINNPSESHYQFLGISPGADLEEIKAAYRRLSKEYHPDTTRLPLKSASEKFIRLREVYKVLSKEESRRFYDWTLAQEAESRRLQQLRSRLEDPYELDLQNYEPVPDTVDRLGGKNMELSDQAMTALAFDIGIIIFSICCIIYALFFKEQY